A window of the Candidatus Dormiibacterota bacterium genome harbors these coding sequences:
- a CDS encoding TadE family protein has protein sequence MALAARLRRRPRRDCAGVSLVEFAMVSPVLFLLVMGIAVGGVVVTNQLQLSSVVREGARAAAVCGGIGRSPAQLLPDGGTCSNGALVSFIAGSLHSVPGTVALNITVINGNSIPNDPNVLDECQKGKTVVVDASFAQPLYVPLLGNLLGDSGGLLVRTLHASAEATCEQ, from the coding sequence ATGGCCCTGGCCGCGCGGCTGCGCCGCCGACCGCGGCGCGACTGCGCCGGTGTCAGCCTGGTCGAGTTCGCGATGGTGTCTCCCGTCCTCTTCCTGCTGGTGATGGGCATCGCCGTCGGCGGTGTGGTGGTCACCAACCAGCTGCAGCTCAGCAGCGTGGTCCGTGAGGGCGCCCGCGCCGCCGCGGTCTGCGGCGGGATCGGGAGGTCGCCCGCCCAGCTGCTTCCCGACGGTGGGACGTGCAGCAACGGAGCGCTGGTGTCATTCATCGCCGGCAGCCTCCATTCGGTTCCCGGCACGGTGGCGCTGAACATCACCGTGATCAACGGGAACAGCATCCCCAACGACCCGAACGTGCTCGATGAGTGCCAGAAGGGGAAGACCGTCGTCGTCGACGCCAGCTTCGCCCAGCCGCTGTATGTGCCGCTTCTCGGGAACCTGCTCGGCGACAGCGGCGGCCTGCTGGTCCGCACCCTCCACGCCAGCGCCGAGGCAACGTGCGAGCAGTGA